In a genomic window of Brettanomyces nanus chromosome 1, complete sequence:
- the ADE3 gene encoding tetrahydrofolate synthase — MSSPYKRLKLSLETPVPSDYEISRKQTPKHITEVAKESGIEDSEVEPYGAYKAKVKLDVLDRLADRKNGKYVLVAGITPTPLGEGKSTTTVGLAQALGAVLGKRAFANVRQPSMGPTFGVKGGAAGGGYSQVIPMDEFNMHLTGDIHAVSMANNLLAAALDTRMFHETRQTDDALWKRLCPVQKDGSRDIPRGLEPRTKKLGLDKKDPRDWTEEEISKFVRLDVDPKTVTWKRVLDLNDRSLREITINQAPTEKGLYRKTGFDISVASEVMAILALSNSLEDMRDRLGKIVVASSKAGEPITCEDLGCAGALAAIMKDAIKPNLMQTLEGTPVFVHAGPFANISIGASSIIADKMALKLAGTDSQNPEPGYVITEAGFDFTMGGERFLNIKCRNSGLAPDVIIIVATVRALKVHGDGAPVKANQPLPSEYTSEQLDMLKKGCANLQKHIENARQYGVDVIVAINQMSCDTANEHEVIRQAALEAGAVDAIVSNHWGKGGEGAKNLALGVIRCAHHEYPIQKQNAGEHFHYLYSVDSNSSIKEKIETIAKKMYNADAVEFSPKAQQKLEEYTKQGFTNLPICMAKTQYSLSHDPNWKGVPSGYTFPIRDIKASIGAGYLYALADKIQTIPGLATRCGFMNVEVNKKGEIEGLF, encoded by the coding sequence ATGTCGTCCCCTTACAAACGTCTCAAACTTTCGCTCGAGACTCCTGTCCCATCCGATTACGAGATCTCTCGAAAACAGACCCCCAAGCATATCACCGAGGTTGCTAAGGAGTCTGGTATCGAGGATTCCGAGGTCGAGCCATACGGTGCCTATAAGGCCAAGGTCAAGCTTGATGTTCTAGACAGATTGGCCGATAGGAAGAATGGAAAGTATGTTCTTGTTGCTGGTATTACTCCTACACCTCTTGGTGAAGGTAAATCTACCACCACGGTCGGTTTGGCTCAAGCCCTGGGTGCCGTTTTAGGTAAGCGTGCTTTTGCTAACGTTCGACAACCTTCTATGGGTCCTACCTTCGGTGTTAAAGGTGGTGCTGCCGGTGGAGGTTACTCCCAGGTCATTCCTATGGACGAATTTAACATGCATTTGACTGGTGATATCCATGCTGTTAGTATGGCTAACAACTTACTTGCTGCCGCCTTGGATACAAGAATGTTCCATGAGACCAGACAAACGGATGATGCTTTATGGAAGCGTTTGTGTCCAGTTCAAAAAGACGGTTCGAGAGATATTCCAAGAGGTCTTGAGCCGAGAACGAAGAAACTTGGTTTGGACAAAAAGGACCCTCGTGACTGGACTGAGGAGGAAATTTCCAAGTTCGTCCGTTTGGACGTCGACCCTAAAACTGTCACTTGGAAGAGAGTTCTTGATTTGAACGACAGATCTTTACGTGAGATCACCATCAACCAAGCTCCAACCGAGAAGGGTTTGTACAGGAAGACTGGTTTTGATATTTCAGTGGCTTCCGAAGTCATGGCCATTTTAGCCTTGTCTAACTCTCTTGAAGACATGCGTGATAGATTGGGAAAGATCGTTGTCGCATCTTCCAAAGCCGGCGAACCAATCACTTGTGAAGATTTGGGTTGTGCCGGTGCCCTTGCTGCCATTATGAAAGATGCCATAAAGCCTAACTTGATGCAAACCTTGGAGGGAACACCTGTCTTCGTTCATGCTGGTCCATTTGCCAACATCTCTATCGGTGCCTCTTCTATCATCGCTGATAAGATGGCTCTTAAGTTGGCAGGTACTGACAGCCAGAACCCAGAGCCAGGTTACGTTATTACCGAGGCCGGTTTTGACTTTACTATGGGTGGTGAGCGGTTCCTCAACATTAAGTGTCGTAACTCGGGACTTGCTCCGGAtgttatcatcattgtGGCCACTGTTAGAGCTCTTAAAGTTCATGGAGATGGTGCTCCAGTCAAGGCCAATCAGCCTTTGCCTTCAGAGTACACTTCTGAGCAATTGGATATGTTGAAAAAAGGTTGTGCTAACTTGCAGAAGCATATTGAGAACGCTAGACAGTATGGTGTTGATGTCATTGTCGCCATCAACCAAATGTCCTGCGATACTGCCAATGAACATGAGGTGATCCGTCAAGCAGCCTTGGAAGCTGGTGCAGTTGATGCCATTGTTTCCAACCACTGGGGAAAGGGTGGTGAAGGCGCCAAGAACCTAGCTCTTGGTGTCATTAGATGTGCGCATCATGAATATCCGATCCAAAAGCAGAACGCTGGCGAACACTTCCACTACTTGTACTCTGTGGACAGTAATTCCAGcatcaaggagaagattgagacCATCGCCAAGAAGATGTATAATGCCGATGCCGTTGAATTCTCGCCTAAGGCGCAGCAGAAATTGGAAGAGTACACCAAGCAAGGATTCACTAACTTGCCTATTTGTATGGCCAAAACCCAGTATTCTCTTTCGCATGATCCTAACTGGAAAGGTGTTCCTTCAGGCTACACATTCCCTATCAGAGATATCAAGGCTTCTATCGGTGCTGGATATTTATATGCTTTGGCTGATAAGATTCAAACCATCCCAGGTTTAGCTACCAGATGCGGTTTCATGAACGTTGAAGTCAACAAGAAGGGTGAGATTGAGGGTTTGTTTTAA
- the ACS2 gene encoding acetyl-coenzyme A synthetase 2: protein MDEEKLEQLVHEADRVVPRPTPKEFFRKQPHKSLENISDYERLYKESIENPDGFFGKMAHKFLSWDRDFDKVSWGSFEQGDVAWFLGGKLNACYNCVDRHAFAHPDKPAIIFEADDEKESRILTFKDLLQQVCQVAELLASWGIKKGDIVAIYLPMTPEALIAMLACVRIGALHSCIFAGFSAGSIKERVFDAHSKVVITCDEGKRGGKITHAKQILNEALKECPEVEKVLVYKRTGNPKVEMVEGRDFWWQKECEQFRGYFPPVPVDSEDPLFILYTSGSTGTPKGVVHCTAGYLLGAAMTTRYVFDLQPEDTLFTAGDVGWITGHTYSLYGPLVLGVPTIVFEGTPAYPDMGRFWKIVEKYKATHFYVAPTALRMLKKSGEAEIDKYDLSSLRTLGSVGEPIASEIWKWYDEKIGHGCCHIADTYWQTESGSHLIAPLAGAVPTKPGAATLPFFGIDAVIIDPQTGKVLEGNDVEGVLAVRSPWPSMARTVYQCHQRFLNAYLRPYPGFYFTGDGAGRDHDGYYWIKGRVDDVVNVSGHRLSTGEIEAVLLESKKVSESAVVGIGDDLTGQAVIAAVQLKDSHLVHDAETMIALRKELRLLVRKVIGPFAAPKSIIIVDDLPKTRSGKIIRRILRKVCSGEAKSIGDTSTMANPHVIVNLVSEVEQQFGVKN from the coding sequence atggatgaagaaaaactCGAGCAATTAGTCCACGAGGCTGATCGTGTCGTACCTCGTCCAACTCCGAAAGAATTCTTCCGGAAGCAGCCCCATAAATCTCTTGAGAACATTAGCGATTATGAACGTCTTTACAAAGAGTCCATAGAGAATCCTGATGggttctttggaaagatgGCTCACAAATTCCTTTCTTGGGACAGGGACTTTGATAAAGTTAGTTGGGGCTCTTTTGAACAAGGTGATGTCGCATGGTTTCTAGGTGGTAAATTAAATGCTTGCTACAACTGTGTCGATCGTCATGCTTTTGCTCATCCAGATAAGCCTGCTATTATATTTGAggctgatgatgagaaggagTCTCGTATTTTGACCTTCAAAGAtttgcttcaacaagtttgtcAAGTCGCTGAACTTTTGGCATCCTGGGGCATAAAGAAAGGTGACATTGTGGCCATATACTTACCGATGACCCCTGAAGCTCTCATTGCCATGCTGGCATGTGTTAGAATTGGTGCTTTGCACTCGTGTATCTTTGCTGGTTTCTCCGCTGGTTCCATCAAAGAGAGAGTGTTTGATGCTCACTCTAAAGTTGTGATTACCTGTGACGAAGGAAAGCGTGGAGGAAAGATTACCCATGCCAAACAAATCTTGAATGAGGCCTTGAAGGAATGTCCTGAAGTCGAAAAGGTTCTCGTCTACAAAAGAACAGGTAACCCAAAGGTTGAAATGGTTGAAGGTAGAGATTTCTGGTGGCAGAAAGAGTGCGAGCAGTTTAGAGGCTACTTTCCTCCAGTTCCTGTCGATTCCGAAGATCCCTTGTTCATTCTTTACACTTCTGGTTCTACTGGTACTCCAAAAGGTGTTGTCCATTGTACTGCGGGATACCTTCTAGGCGCTGCTATGACCACCAGATATGTGTTTGACTTGCAGCCTGAAGATACTCTATTTACTGCTGGCGATGTCGGCTGGATTACAGGTCATACGTATTCTCTTTATGGCCCCTTGGTGTTAGGTGTACCAACAATTGTTTTTGAAGGCACTCCTGCTTACCCTGATATGGGCAGATTCTGGAAAATTGTCGAGAAGTATAAGGCTACTCACTTCTACGTGGCTCCAACGGCGCTACGTATGCTCAAGAAATCTGGAGAAGCAGAGATTGATAAATATGATTTAAGTTCTTTGAGAACATTGGGATCTGTTGGGGAACCTATTGCCAGCGAGATCTGGAAATGGTACGATGAGAAAATCGGCCATGGTTGCTGTCATATCGCTGACACGTATTGGCAGACAGAATCTGGATCCCATTTGATTGCTCCATTGGCTGGTGCTGTTCCAACCAAACCCGGTGCCGCTACCCTTCCATTCTTTGGTATCGATGCTGTGATCATCGACCCTCAGACGGGTAAAGTTCTTGAGGGAAACGATGTGGAGGGTGTTCTTGCCGTGCGTTCACCATGGCCTTCCATGGCCAGAACTGTCTACCAGTGCCATCAGAGATTCTTGAATGCCTACTTACGTCCTTATCCTGGCTTTTACTTTACCGGTGATGGTGCTGGAAGAGATCATGATGGCTACTACTGGATTAAGGGCCGTGTTGACGATGTTGTTAACGTGTCTGGCCATAGACTTTCCACCGGAGAGATTGAGGCCGTTCTTCTCGAAAGCAAGAAGGTCTCTGAATCTGCTGTTGTTGGAATTGGTGATGATTTGACTGGCCAGGCTGTCATTGCTGCCGTTCAATTAAAAGATTCTCACTTAGTTCATGATGCTGAAACTATGATTGCCCTTAGAAAAGAGCTCAGACTGCTTGTGAGGAAAGTCATTGGTCCATTTGCCGCTCCTAAATCGATCATCATCGTGGACGACTTGCCAAAAACCAGGTCCGGTAAGATCATTCGTCGTATTCTTAGAAAAGTCTGCTCGGGTGAGGCCAAATCCATTGGTGATACTAGTACTATGGCCAACCCTCACGTAATTGTCAATTTAGTGTCTGAAGTGGAACAACAGTTTGGTGTCAAGAATTAA